From a single Mangifera indica cultivar Alphonso chromosome 19, CATAS_Mindica_2.1, whole genome shotgun sequence genomic region:
- the LOC123203482 gene encoding LOW QUALITY PROTEIN: DNA polymerase I-like (The sequence of the model RefSeq protein was modified relative to this genomic sequence to represent the inferred CDS: inserted 1 base in 1 codon), whose protein sequence is MLQANAEIDQHDPSCRPQSHCHFKFVRFIFKYQTQKQNAENQIGVFCAAFDQTVGGQLLIDNEKSKRKRRVFFLDVNPLCYEGRIPSLHSFGHWISLFFRDVSHTDPVIAEKYIGQLNGLKKFSSGHVGRSLQSIRDVLGKCHVPVIKVEGHEADDVVATLVDQVLQRDYRVVIASPDKDFKQLISQDVQLVMPLKDLERWSFYTLKHYIAQYNCDPRSDLSLRCIMGDEVDGVPXIQHVVPGFGRKTALKLLKKYGSLDDLLNAAAVRTVGRQYVQEALTKYADYLRRNYEVLALKRDIDVHLEEEWLVERDMSNDSIILSDFFESLQETQKLTRQNRYYFSNS, encoded by the exons ATGTTGCAAGCCAACGCAGAGATTGATCAACATGATCCAAGTTGCCGTCCACAGTCCCACTGTCACTTCAAATTCGTTCGTTTCATTTTCAAGTATCAAACCCAGAAGCAGAACGCGGAAAATCAAATCGGTGTTTTCTGTGCGGCTTTTGATCAAACAGTCGGTGGGCAGTTGCTAATCGATAATGAGAAGAGTAAAAGGAAGAGAAGGGTGTTCTTTCTGGATGTTAATCCACTCTGTTACGAAGGCAGGATACCTAGTTTGCACTCCTTCGGCCACTGGATTTCCCTCTTCTTTCGAGACGTTAGCCACACTGATCCTGTCATCGCT GAAAAATACATTGGACAGTTaaatggtttgaaaaaattctcGAGTGGTCATGTTGGGAGGTCGCTTCAATCCATCAGAGATGTTCTCGGAAAATGCCATGTGCCA GTTATTAAAGTTGAGGGTCATGAAGCAGATGATGTTGTGGCTACTCTTGTGGACCAAGTTCTGCAAAGAGATTACCGGGTAGTTATTGCCTCTCCTGACAAAGATTTCAAGCAGTTGATTTCTCAAGATGTGCAGTTAGTTATGCCTCTGAAGGACTTAGAACGATGGTCCTTTTACACCCTAAAGCACTACATTGCTCAATATAATTGTGATCCACGTTCTGATTTGAGCCTTA gatgcattatgggtgatgaGGTTGATGGTGTAC GAATCCAACATGTGGTTCCTGGATTTGGCCGTAAAACTGCTCTAAAGCTTTTGAAAAAGTATGGTTCATTGGACGATTTACTAAATGCAGCAGCAGTAAGAACTGTGGGTAGACAGTATGTGCAAGAGGCTCTCACAAAGTATGCTGATTACTTGCGAAGAAATTATGAAGTTCTTGccttaaagag GGACATTGATGTTCATCTTGAAGAGGAATGGTTGGTTGAAAGAGACATGAGCAAcgattcaataattttatctgATTTCTTTGAGTCCTTGCAAGAAACCCAGAAGCTCACTCGCCAAAACAGATACTATTTTTCTAATAGCTAA
- the LOC123203670 gene encoding tetratricopeptide repeat domain-containing protein PYG7, chloroplastic-like isoform X1: protein MILQTTNPYPPFRSINSSSKNLSLQPCTTTILMTSRAGCGINLTKVCNLQIHRRELAKDSSSVEEFMNSLRKLLTVEENLVVKRLITQASAISFGSSTWLICAQSANAGENVRTNAIYEVGEFFELGIQLLYLLLLLGLLGVGTFFVIRQVLVRRELDLSAKELQEQVRSGDASATELFELGAVMLRRKFYPAATKYLLQAIEKWDGDDQDLAQVYNALGVSYVRDGKLEKGITEFETAVKLQPGYVTAWNNLGDAYERKKDLKLALKAFEEVLLFDPNNKVARPRRDALKDRVKLYKGVPVKSKDR from the exons atgattttacaaacAACGAATCCATATCCACCTTTTCGTTCTATCAACTCGAGCAGCAAGAATCTCTCTCTTCAA CCCTGTACCACAACAATTTTAATGACCTCCAGAGCTGGCTGTGGAATAAACCTTACTAAAGTTTGCAACTTACAG ATACATCGAAGGGAATTGGCTAAGGATTCTTCCAGTGTGGAAGAGTTTATGA ATTCCTTGAGGAAGCTTTTGACTGTTGAAGAGAACTTAGTTGTGAAAAGGCTAATAACTCAGGCTTCTGCAATCTCATTTGGATCCAGCACATGGTTGATCTGTGCTCAATCGGCAAATGCGGGTGAAAATGTTAGAACGAATGCGATTTATGAAGTCGGGGAGTTTTTTGAATTGGGAATTCAGCTGTTGTATCTGCTTTTACTATTAGGTTTGCTTGGAGTTGGTACCTTCTTTGTGATTCGTCAAGTCCTTGTGCGTAGAGAACTTGACCTCTCTGCTAAAGAATTACAG GAGCAAGTAAGAAGTGGTGATGCCAGTGCAACTGAGCTTTTTGAACTTGGTGCAGTGATGTTGAGAAGGAAATTTTACCCAGCTGCTACTAAGTACTTGCTTCAGGCAATCGAAAAATGGGATGGAGACGATCAAGATCTTGCTCAG GTTTACAATGCTCTTGGTGTCAGTTATGTACGCGATGGAAAGCTTGAGAAAGGAATCACTGAGTTTGAAACTGCTGTGAAGCTCCAACCTGGCTATGTGACAGCCTGGAACAACCTTGGTGACGCCTATGAAAGGAAGAAAGACTTGAAGTTAGCTCTCAAGGCATTCGAAGAAGTGCTTCTTTTCGATCCTAACAATAAGGTGGCACGACCTCGTCGAGATGCTTTAAAAGACCGAGTGAAACTTTACAAAGGAGTTCCTGTCAAATCAAAAGACAGATGA
- the LOC123203670 gene encoding tetratricopeptide repeat domain-containing protein PYG7, chloroplastic-like isoform X2: MNSLRKLLTVEENLVVKRLITQASAISFGSSTWLICAQSANAGENVRTNAIYEVGEFFELGIQLLYLLLLLGLLGVGTFFVIRQVLVRRELDLSAKELQEQVRSGDASATELFELGAVMLRRKFYPAATKYLLQAIEKWDGDDQDLAQVYNALGVSYVRDGKLEKGITEFETAVKLQPGYVTAWNNLGDAYERKKDLKLALKAFEEVLLFDPNNKVARPRRDALKDRVKLYKGVPVKSKDR; the protein is encoded by the exons ATGA ATTCCTTGAGGAAGCTTTTGACTGTTGAAGAGAACTTAGTTGTGAAAAGGCTAATAACTCAGGCTTCTGCAATCTCATTTGGATCCAGCACATGGTTGATCTGTGCTCAATCGGCAAATGCGGGTGAAAATGTTAGAACGAATGCGATTTATGAAGTCGGGGAGTTTTTTGAATTGGGAATTCAGCTGTTGTATCTGCTTTTACTATTAGGTTTGCTTGGAGTTGGTACCTTCTTTGTGATTCGTCAAGTCCTTGTGCGTAGAGAACTTGACCTCTCTGCTAAAGAATTACAG GAGCAAGTAAGAAGTGGTGATGCCAGTGCAACTGAGCTTTTTGAACTTGGTGCAGTGATGTTGAGAAGGAAATTTTACCCAGCTGCTACTAAGTACTTGCTTCAGGCAATCGAAAAATGGGATGGAGACGATCAAGATCTTGCTCAG GTTTACAATGCTCTTGGTGTCAGTTATGTACGCGATGGAAAGCTTGAGAAAGGAATCACTGAGTTTGAAACTGCTGTGAAGCTCCAACCTGGCTATGTGACAGCCTGGAACAACCTTGGTGACGCCTATGAAAGGAAGAAAGACTTGAAGTTAGCTCTCAAGGCATTCGAAGAAGTGCTTCTTTTCGATCCTAACAATAAGGTGGCACGACCTCGTCGAGATGCTTTAAAAGACCGAGTGAAACTTTACAAAGGAGTTCCTGTCAAATCAAAAGACAGATGA
- the LOC123202572 gene encoding protein SENSITIVE TO PROTON RHIZOTOXICITY 1-like translates to MDLKGSLCADTWGKSSSFSDELPKRMSSNNSSFADFDSRPPQKWEDQIILDYAMRMNSPFPEFNQPQTQSPLPSNSSNQIKSPVQMNEALQANRTEDWDPKAMLNNLSFLEQKIHQLQDLVHLIFGRRGQVLGQSDELVAQQQQLITTDLTSIIVQLISTAGSLLPSVKNNFSAAAPSIGQLGQFTGVLFPPVDDPKGGVQPQSGPGTKVLNNLNHVDLGGNSVIEQNHTFEEHEIKDEEDVEEGENLPPGSYEILQLEKEEILAPHTHFCTICGKGFKRDANLRMHMRGHGDEYKTPAALAKPQKGYDSEPMIIKRYSCPYAGCKRNKDHKKFQPLKSILCVKNHYKRTHCDKSYICSRCNTKKFSVIADLKTHEKHCGKDKWLCSCGTTFSRKDKLFGHIALFQGHTPAIPTDETNKGLAGPSDRREGNEATSKVGSISFNFSSNAPTGKGIQNDMYSKGSADDSASLFSSLNFDTCNFDGFHEFPRPPFDDSESPFSYLIPVSCNYIPKTGGDSSLKP, encoded by the coding sequence ATGGATCTTAAAGGGAGTCTATGTGCAGACACTTGGGGGAAGTCTTCTTCCTTCTCAGATGAACTACCAAAAAGGATGTCTTCTAATAACTCATCTTTTGCTGATTTTGATTCGCGGCCACCACAGAAGTGGGAAGATCAGATCATATTAGATTATGCCATGAGGATGAATTCTCCCTTCCCTGAGTTCAATCAACCACAAACCCAGTCTCCGCTTCCTTCTAACTCCAGTAACCAAATCAAGTCCCCAGTTCAGATGAATGAGGCACTCCAGGCGAATAGAACCGAAGATTGGGATCCAAAAGCTATGCTGAATAACCTCTCATTTTTGGAACAAAAGATCCACCAGCTGCAGGACTTGGTGCATTTGATTTTCGGCCGAAGAGGCCAAGTGTTGGGGCAATCGGATGAGCTTGTAGCTCAGCAACAGCAGCTCATCACTACCGATCTCACTTCTATTATTGTTCAGTTAATCTCTACTGCTGGTAGTCTTCTCCCATCTGTGAAGAACAACTTTTCAGCTGCCGCTCCTTCCATTGGACAGCTTGGGCAGTTTACTGGGGTTCTCTTTCCGCCAGTGGATGACCCTAAAGGTGGTGTTCAGCCGCAAAGTGGTCCTGGAACCAaagttttgaataatttaaaccATGTTGATCTTGGTGGCAATAGTGTGATTGAACAGAACCACACTTTTGAAGAGCATGAaattaaagatgaagaagatgtaGAAGAAGGAGAGAACCTCCCTCCTGGATCCTATGAGATCTTACAActagagaaagaagaaatcCTTGCACCTCATACTCACTTCTGCACAATATGCGGCAAAGGATTCAAGAGGGATGCAAATTTACGAATGCACATGAGAGGTCATGGAGATGAGTATAAAACTCCAGCAGCACTTGCAAAACCTCAAAAGGGGTATGATTCTGAACCAATGATTATTAAGAGGTATTCCTGCCCATATGCTGGTTGCAAGCGGAACAAGGATCACAAAAAATTTCAGCCTCTGAAGAGTATTTTGTGTGTCAAAAATCATTACAAGAGAACTCATTGCGACAAAAGTTACATCTGCAGCAGATGCAACACCAAGAAATTCTCTGTTATTGCTGATCTTAAGACTCATGAGAAGCATTGTGGCAAAGATAAATGGCTTTGTTCCTGTGGCACCACATTCTCGAGGAAAGACAAGCTATTTGGACACATTGCACTCTTCCAAGGCCACACGCCGGCCATTCCCACTGATGAAACCAACAAAGGACTTGCAGGGCCGTCTGATCGAAGAGAAGGCAATGAAGCAACAAGCAAAGTTGGCAGTATAAGTTTCAACTTCAGCTCTAATGCTCCTACTGGAAAGGGGATTCAAAATGATATGTACAGCAAAGGGAGTGCTGATGATTCAGCTAGTTTATTCTCGTCATTGAACTTTGATACCTGTAACTTTGACGGTTTTCATGAATTCCCTCGACCTCCATTCGATGATTCAGAGAGTCCGTTCTCTTACCTTATTCCAGTTTCTTGTAATTACATTCCAAAAACTGGAGGGGATTCGAGTTTGAAACCCTGA
- the LOC123203483 gene encoding expansin-A4-like gives MAFPRKAVSIILLCFTFMLSHHLTYARRRPNFKPGPWKRAHATFYEGDSRSFGGACGYDDVSAQGYGMETAALSSTLFNNGQSCGACYEIKCTDSPQWCKRGQPSLFVTATNHCPPNFNLPNDNGGWCNPPREHFDIAYPAFSHIAEYKAGIVPVEYRRVPCRKKGGIRFTITGNPYFNLVSVWNVGGTGEVVSVLVKGDDKLKWTELKRNWGQKWETDQRLIGESLTFRVRASDGRYSTSWHVVPKNWQFGQTFEGKNFM, from the exons ATGGCATTCCCACGAAAAGCTGTCTCAATCATATTATTGTGCTTCACTTTCATGTTGTCGCATCACCTTACCTATGCTCGACGTAGGCCAAATTTTAAGCCTGGTCCTTGGAAGAGGGCTCATGCTACGTTTTATGAGGGAGACTCAAGATCATTCG GTGGAGCTTGTGGTTATGATGATGTATCTGCACAAGGCTATGGCATGGAAACAGCAGCATTGAGTTCAACTTTGTTTAATAACGGTCAGAGTTGCGGTGCTTGCTATGAGATTAAATGCACTGATAGCCCTCAATGGTGCAAGCGTGGACAGCCATCTCTCTTTGTCACGGCCACAAACCATTGTCCACCAAACTTTAATCTTCCAAATGACAATGGAGGTTGGTGTAATCCACCTCGCGAACATTTTGACATAGCCTACCCAGCATTCTCTCATATTGCTGAATACAAGGCTGGCATTGTCCCGGTTGAATATCGAAG AGTTCCATGCCGAAAGAAAGGAGGCATTCGATTTACAATTACTGGGAACCCCTACTTCAATCTAGTTTCAGTATGGAACGTGGGAGGCACAGGAGAGGTTGTTAGCGTGCTAGTGAAGGGTGATGACAAGTTGAAATGGACAGAGTTGAAAAGAAATTGGGGACAAAAGTGGGAGACCGATCAAAGGCTGATTGGAGAGTCACTGACCTTCAGAGTTAGAGCAAGTGATGGTAGATACTCAACTTCATGGCATGTTGTCCCCAAAAACTGGCAGTTTGGCCAAACTTTCGAGGGTAAGAACTTCATGTAG